One segment of Alnus glutinosa chromosome 2, dhAlnGlut1.1, whole genome shotgun sequence DNA contains the following:
- the LOC133860106 gene encoding histidine biosynthesis bifunctional protein hisIE, chloroplastic, which produces MMAVSYSLCPQYLRVSSGARLCISSGGYSWDTHKKKTRHLVYASTQKPVKTLCLDSEAQTLLDSVKWDDKGLAVAIAQNVDTGAILMQGFANRDAVLTTISSRKATFYSRSRSMLWTKGETSMNFINIHDIFLDCDRDSIIYLGKPDGPTCHTGSETCYYTSVFDLKEHQQVEGNKLALTTLYSLESTISQRKAELAAEENGKSSWTKRLLKHNDLLCSKIREEAEELCKTLEENEDKSRTASEMADVLYHAMVLLAVKDVKIEDVMQVLRQRFSQSGIEEKRTRIAES; this is translated from the exons ATGATGGCGGTTTCCTATTCTCTGTGTCCTCAATATCTGAGAGTTTCCTCTGGAGCCCGTCTTTGCATTTCCAGTGGCGGATACAGTTGGGACACCCATAAGAAGAAGACCCGTCATCTTGTTTATGCTTCCACCCAGAAACCAGTGAAAACCCTTTGTCTTGATTCCGAG GCCCAGACATTGTTAGACAGTGTAAAGTGGGATGACAAAGGTTTGGCAGTGGCAATAGCTCAAAATGTTGATACAGGAGCCATTCTAATGCAAGGCTTTGCAAACCGAGATGCAGTCCTTACAACCATTTCCTCTAGGAAGGCAACATTCTATAGCAGGTCGCGGTCGATGTTATGGACGAAGGGAGAGACCTCTATGAATTTCATCAATATTCATGATATATTTCTTGATTGTGATCGTGACTCT ATAATATACCTTGGGAAGCCTGATGGGCCTACCTGCCATACAGGGTCAGAAACTTGTTATTATACATCAGTGTTTGATTTAAAAGAACATCAACAG GTTGAAGGAAATAAATTGGCATTAACAACGTTGTACTCATTAGAGTCAACAATCTCCCAACGCAAAGCAGAACTAGCAGCAGAAGAAAACGGAAAATCTTCATGGACAAAACGTTTATTAAAACATAATGACCTTCTGTGCTCAAAAATCAG GGAGGAGGCAGAAGAGTTGTGTAAAACACTGGAAGAAAATGAGGACAAGTCACGCACTGCCTCAGAGATGGCGGATGTCCTCTATCATGCCATGGTTCTTCTGGCAGTTAAAGATGTGAAGATAGAAGATGTTATGCAAGTTCTTAGGCAGAGATTTTCTCAGTCAGGCATCGAGGAAAAGAGAACTCGAATAGCAGAAAGCTAA